Proteins from a genomic interval of Leptospiraceae bacterium:
- a CDS encoding N-6 DNA methylase, whose translation MTYLLFLRRLDELQTLKEKKAATLKKPIEEPIYKTSETNLRWSHFKNTDPEVMFELFRKKDGIFDFLKNVGSKDSTFSKFMKGATFMIPTPRLLAQVVEMLSNLDMSDRDTKGDVYEYLLGKIASAGRNGQFRTPRHIISLMVELVKPTIEDIICDPASGTSGFLVASSEYVRRNFENELYDKKHKLHFQEKMFMGMEFDPTMIRIGAMNLILHGIENPHLIDVDALSEANANFAEDATLILANPPFKGSLDRGAVDKKVLKIVDSTKTELLFIALILRGLKLGGRAAVIVPDGVLFGSSNAHLQIRKELIDNQKLQAVISMPSGVFKPYAGVSTAIILFTKTNSGGTDHVWFYDMQSDGFSLDDKRQPLDSSDIPDIQKRFQHLKAESKRARTDQSFLVPKSEIVANKYDLSINRYKEIEHEEKSYSSPSDLIEQIESIDKERLALLKQLKGLLK comes from the coding sequence ATGACTTATCTTTTATTTTTGCGTAGGCTCGATGAATTGCAAACTCTGAAAGAGAAAAAAGCGGCTACTCTTAAAAAGCCGATAGAAGAGCCGATTTACAAAACCTCCGAAACCAATTTGCGTTGGAGTCATTTTAAAAATACAGATCCCGAAGTCATGTTCGAGTTGTTTCGAAAGAAAGATGGAATTTTTGATTTTCTAAAAAATGTAGGAAGTAAAGATTCTACTTTTTCTAAGTTCATGAAGGGCGCGACGTTTATGATTCCGACTCCGCGACTTCTAGCGCAAGTTGTAGAAATGCTTTCCAACTTAGACATGAGCGACAGAGACACAAAAGGGGATGTTTACGAGTATCTCCTCGGAAAAATTGCAAGTGCAGGAAGAAACGGTCAGTTTAGAACTCCACGGCATATCATTAGCCTGATGGTGGAATTAGTCAAACCTACAATCGAAGACATCATCTGTGATCCTGCTTCTGGAACGTCCGGCTTTCTAGTGGCTAGTAGTGAGTATGTGCGAAGGAATTTTGAAAACGAATTGTATGACAAAAAACACAAATTGCATTTCCAAGAGAAAATGTTTATGGGAATGGAATTTGACCCTACCATGATTCGTATCGGTGCTATGAACCTAATCTTGCACGGTATCGAAAATCCTCATCTCATTGACGTGGACGCACTCAGTGAGGCTAACGCCAATTTTGCCGAAGACGCCACTCTCATTCTAGCAAATCCTCCTTTCAAAGGAAGTCTCGACCGCGGTGCTGTAGACAAGAAAGTGTTAAAGATTGTAGACAGCACTAAGACCGAGCTTTTATTCATTGCCTTAATTCTGCGTGGTTTGAAGTTAGGCGGTAGAGCTGCTGTGATTGTGCCCGATGGTGTATTGTTCGGTAGTAGCAATGCACATTTACAAATCCGAAAAGAATTAATCGACAATCAAAAACTCCAAGCCGTAATCAGTATGCCAAGCGGTGTATTCAAACCCTATGCCGGTGTAAGCACTGCCATTATCCTCTTCACCAAAACAAATAGCGGAGGCACCGACCACGTTTGGTTCTATGATATGCAGTCTGACGGTTTCAGCCTAGACGATAAGCGTCAACCCCTCGACTCAAGCGACATCCCCGATATTCAAAAACGTTTTCAACATCTAAAAGCCGAATCCAAACGCGCTCGAACCGACCAAAGTTTCCTTGTTCCCAAGTCCGAAATCGTCGCCAACAAATACGACCTAAGCATCAACCGCTACAAAGAAATCGAACACGAGGAAAAATCTTACTCATCTCCCTCTGACTTAATCGAACAAATCGAATCCATCGACAAAGAACGATTAGCTTTATTAAAGCAATTGAAGGGGTTGTTGAAGTGA
- the tcmP gene encoding three-Cys-motif partner protein TcmP: MSVKKDKSQRLLVHSKAKVRLYKEYLTAYLSILGISNFHSISIYDMFAGEGQYGEDFGSSIVAYDVIVEYLKKYPSNPAIIKYHINDSGFSMFDKTTKKIDKIKSIIAGKNFTSDKLEIQYKDKEFNDTIETIRQELSSLKESERVIVFLDPYGYKDIRFQTLASFLKNKKTEVLLFIPINNIFRFANKTLKDKSYALSSGKHIQEFLSDYGITVENIVSDNVNFIEQIRDKLKEKLSGIYVDYFKIHKGKSQIYVLYFLTSNKLGYQKMVDVKWNIDSSEGKGYSPQSYGMDNLFSGNTSTLDSKLKDFLLTKRNNREVRDFIYDCGYTAKQGKQLLEYWENEKMILVEGKERQKSGFYISNAKEEIKVTIVYKTGTKGII, translated from the coding sequence ATGAGTGTAAAAAAAGATAAGAGCCAACGATTATTAGTCCACTCAAAAGCGAAAGTGAGATTGTATAAAGAATACTTGACTGCCTATTTATCAATATTAGGTATTTCTAATTTTCATTCGATTTCTATTTATGATATGTTTGCAGGAGAAGGTCAGTATGGAGAGGATTTTGGAAGTTCGATAGTAGCTTACGATGTAATTGTTGAATATTTGAAAAAATATCCAAGCAATCCGGCGATTATAAAATATCATATTAATGATTCTGGATTTTCTATGTTTGATAAAACAACAAAGAAGATTGATAAAATAAAAAGTATTATCGCGGGGAAAAATTTTACATCAGATAAATTGGAAATTCAATACAAAGACAAAGAATTTAATGATACGATAGAAACAATACGTCAAGAATTATCTAGTTTAAAAGAATCAGAAAGAGTGATTGTTTTTCTTGATCCGTATGGATACAAAGATATTCGATTTCAAACTCTTGCTAGTTTTTTAAAGAACAAGAAAACAGAAGTTTTGCTTTTCATTCCTATAAATAATATTTTTAGATTCGCAAATAAAACATTGAAAGACAAAAGCTATGCCTTAAGTTCAGGAAAGCATATTCAAGAATTTCTAAGCGATTACGGTATAACAGTTGAAAACATTGTAAGCGATAACGTAAATTTTATTGAACAAATCAGAGATAAACTAAAAGAAAAACTATCAGGTATTTACGTTGACTATTTTAAAATTCATAAAGGGAAAAGTCAAATCTATGTTCTATACTTCCTTACAAGTAATAAATTAGGCTATCAAAAAATGGTTGATGTAAAATGGAATATTGATTCTTCTGAGGGTAAAGGCTATTCTCCGCAATCGTATGGAATGGACAATTTATTTTCAGGAAATACTTCTACGCTAGATTCTAAACTAAAAGATTTTCTTTTAACAAAACGCAATAACCGAGAAGTAAGAGATTTTATCTATGACTGTGGATATACTGCTAAGCAAGGAAAACAATTGTTAGAGTATTGGGAAAATGAGAAAATGATTTTAGTCGAAGGGAAGGAAAGACAAAAGAGCGGATTTTATATTTCCAATGCAAAAGAAGAAATCAAAGTAACAATAGTTTATAAAACTGGAACAAAAGGAATAATATAA
- a CDS encoding phage Gp37/Gp68 family protein, giving the protein MSYKSSIEWTDATWNPTRGCTKISAGCKNCYAETLAERFRGVPNHPFEFGFDLKLIPEKLYDPIKWQTPKKIFVNSMSDLFHKDIPDEYIYKVFSIMKIADWHTYQVLTKRPERMKKMFDSILSEFSNLSHIWLGVSVENQKQGIPRINLLRNTNVSVRFLSIEPLLEDLGILDLKNMNWVIVGGESGNHARPMEESWVISIQKQCQKAKVPFFFKQWGGVRKHLTGRELRGNYYNELPKYQMNTVPINSIRQEKFQLAKAI; this is encoded by the coding sequence ATGTCATATAAATCTTCTATAGAATGGACGGATGCAACTTGGAATCCTACGAGAGGATGCACAAAGATTAGTGCAGGGTGTAAGAATTGTTATGCGGAAACATTAGCCGAAAGATTCAGAGGAGTTCCCAATCATCCTTTTGAATTCGGATTTGATTTAAAACTAATTCCTGAAAAATTATATGACCCAATTAAATGGCAAACACCTAAAAAAATTTTTGTAAACTCAATGAGTGATCTATTTCATAAAGATATTCCCGATGAATACATCTATAAAGTATTTTCGATTATGAAAATAGCCGATTGGCATACCTACCAAGTTTTAACCAAGCGACCAGAACGTATGAAAAAAATGTTCGACTCAATACTATCTGAATTTTCCAACCTATCCCATATCTGGCTAGGTGTGAGTGTTGAAAATCAGAAACAGGGGATACCTAGAATTAACCTCTTGAGAAATACAAACGTGAGTGTAAGATTTCTTTCTATCGAACCTCTTTTAGAAGATTTAGGAATACTCGATTTGAAAAATATGAATTGGGTAATCGTAGGCGGAGAAAGTGGAAATCATGCTAGACCAATGGAAGAATCCTGGGTCATCTCGATTCAAAAGCAATGCCAAAAAGCAAAAGTTCCTTTCTTCTTCAAACAATGGGGTGGAGTTCGTAAACATCTCACCGGTAGAGAACTGCGCGGAAACTATTACAATGAGTTACCGAAGTATCAAATGAATACCGTTCCGATTAATTCTATTCGACAAGAAAAATTTCAACTGGCTAAGGCAATTTAG
- a CDS encoding restriction endonuclease subunit S, producing the protein MKWEMVKLGDICDLSQGIQVDIKDQSLTKKGNQVRFLRIIDFTQGGDAPRYIDNPGERYFLKENDLALVRYGSTGFVCRGLEGVIANNLFKVTPKQNTITNDFLYWILISDNFQNFVKLNNKGAALQAISFGQIKAFQIPLPPLSVQKEIAEILDTADALRKKDNELLKKYDELAQSIFIEMFGDPVRNEKGWEVKKLGDCIEFLTSGSRGWAKYYSDKGEIFLRINNVGYNELKIKNLAYVNAPENAEAKRTEVKSGDILLSITADIGRTCVIPDNFSKAFINQHLTLIRLTKDFVPYYVSQLLSTNYGQNQIHKLNKGGVKAGLNFDDIKSIGLLKPPFELQVKYNMIANQLRNQIDKINVAITHTNNLFHSLLQKAFKGELT; encoded by the coding sequence ATGAAATGGGAAATGGTGAAGTTGGGGGATATATGCGATTTGTCACAAGGAATTCAAGTAGATATTAAAGATCAAAGTTTAACGAAAAAAGGAAATCAAGTTAGGTTCTTGCGGATAATAGACTTTACTCAGGGAGGAGATGCACCAAGATACATTGACAATCCAGGGGAAAGATACTTTTTAAAAGAAAATGATTTAGCTTTAGTTAGATACGGTTCTACAGGATTTGTATGTAGAGGGTTAGAAGGTGTAATTGCTAATAACCTTTTTAAAGTGACGCCAAAACAAAACACTATAACAAATGATTTTTTATATTGGATATTAATTTCAGATAACTTTCAAAACTTTGTAAAATTAAATAATAAGGGTGCCGCATTACAGGCTATTAGCTTTGGACAAATTAAAGCCTTCCAAATCCCTCTTCCTCCTCTCTCTGTGCAGAAAGAAATTGCGGAGATATTGGATACTGCCGATGCACTGCGCAAGAAAGACAACGAGCTTCTAAAAAAATACGACGAACTAGCCCAGTCCATCTTCATAGAAATGTTCGGCGACCCAGTAAGAAATGAGAAAGGATGGGAAGTGAAGAAGTTGGGGGATTGTATTGAATTTCTTACAAGTGGCTCAAGAGGGTGGGCTAAATATTATAGTGATAAAGGTGAAATCTTTCTAAGAATAAATAACGTAGGATACAATGAATTAAAAATTAAAAATCTAGCTTATGTGAATGCCCCTGAAAATGCGGAGGCTAAACGAACTGAAGTAAAATCTGGAGATATATTATTATCTATTACAGCAGATATAGGGAGAACATGCGTAATCCCCGATAATTTTTCTAAAGCATTTATTAATCAACATTTAACACTTATTAGATTAACAAAAGATTTTGTTCCATACTATGTATCCCAATTATTATCAACAAATTATGGACAAAATCAAATACATAAATTAAATAAAGGAGGAGTTAAAGCTGGATTAAATTTTGATGATATAAAATCTATTGGTTTATTAAAACCTCCATTCGAATTGCAAGTAAAATACAATATGATTGCAAATCAATTAAGAAATCAAATTGATAAGATTAATGTTGCCATTACCCACACCAACAATCTATTCCACTCACTACTACAAAAAGCATTCAAGGGTGAACTGACGTAA
- a CDS encoding DUF433 domain-containing protein, translating into MDYKTRITSDPGIMLGKPIIKGTRITIELILRKLSEKNSIEKLLQSYPHLEAADIYAALSYAADMLSKEELIAS; encoded by the coding sequence ATGGACTATAAAACTAGAATTACATCTGATCCGGGAATTATGCTTGGAAAGCCAATCATCAAAGGCACAAGAATTACAATAGAACTAATCTTACGTAAACTATCAGAAAAGAATTCTATCGAAAAATTATTACAATCCTATCCTCATTTAGAAGCGGCTGATATATATGCCGCTTTAAGTTATGCGGCTGACATGCTTTCTAAGGAAGAGCTCATTGCAAGTTAG
- a CDS encoding DUF5615 family PIN-like protein produces MQVRIIADENIDAYIIESLRNENYEVLSIRESYRGIKDIEIIVMANQRECLILTEDKDFGEWIFSHKSESAGVIFLRYEDKDMEEIIFAVKKILSEYGENLYGKFSVVTKRKIRIRDIIDKIF; encoded by the coding sequence TTGCAAGTTAGAATTATCGCAGACGAAAATATCGATGCCTATATTATTGAGTCATTGCGAAATGAGAATTATGAAGTTTTATCAATTCGTGAAAGCTATCGCGGGATCAAAGATATTGAAATCATCGTGATGGCAAACCAAAGAGAATGTTTGATTCTAACGGAAGACAAAGATTTTGGCGAATGGATTTTTTCTCATAAATCAGAATCTGCAGGAGTTATTTTTCTGAGATACGAAGATAAAGACATGGAAGAAATAATTTTTGCCGTCAAAAAAATTCTTTCTGAATACGGAGAAAATCTTTATGGAAAATTTAGCGTCGTAACAAAACGCAAAATTCGAATCCGAGATATAATAGATAAGATATTCTAA
- a CDS encoding DEAD/DEAH box helicase family protein, producing the protein MSNFTFLKPNWTVLSDDPIEAEKNVYRAPMYTAMLCRKNLEDWVRFIFEHDADLELPYDDSLSSLLHDEKFKTLVGRDRFTQLNLIRKLGNTAVHTKAKIQTNEALYGVKLLHGFTSWVVRVYSQKKPEIPAFEESLIPQETGKDKTKEELKNLELKFHEQQSELKKVKEELEKYKAAKEGYLPLSEPVVKDITEAETRKIYIDTLLREAGWDPYGKNVREYSIKNCIPQADKSLGDGFADYVLWGDNGKPLAVVEAKRTARDKDTGREQARLYANGLERDFGQRPIVFYSNGYETGIWDDTHYPPRNVFGFYTKDELELLIQRRTSKKSLASETINLAITERPYQQEAIRRVAEALERKQRDALLIMSTGTGKTRVAASIVDFLSKANWAKRVLFLADRIPLVEQAKKSFNECLPNLPGVNLVEEKEDDSSRIVFSTYQTLINLIDGETDGDNRLYGVGHFDVIIFDEIHRSVYNRYKAIFKYFDGIRIGLTATPKTETSKDTYELFGMEANNPTFAYELD; encoded by the coding sequence ATGAGTAATTTTACTTTCCTAAAACCAAATTGGACTGTGCTTTCAGATGACCCAATCGAAGCAGAGAAAAATGTATATCGCGCGCCGATGTATACTGCTATGCTTTGCAGGAAGAATTTAGAAGATTGGGTAAGATTTATTTTTGAGCATGATGCTGATTTGGAACTTCCTTATGATGACTCTCTTAGTTCCCTATTACATGATGAAAAATTTAAAACGTTAGTCGGAAGAGATAGATTTACTCAATTAAATCTTATTCGTAAACTCGGAAACACCGCAGTTCATACGAAGGCAAAGATTCAGACAAATGAAGCACTGTATGGGGTAAAACTTCTACATGGATTTACTTCCTGGGTAGTTCGGGTCTATAGCCAAAAGAAGCCAGAAATTCCAGCGTTTGAAGAGTCGTTAATTCCACAAGAAACAGGAAAAGATAAAACAAAAGAAGAACTAAAAAATCTTGAACTAAAATTTCACGAGCAACAGAGTGAATTAAAAAAAGTTAAGGAAGAATTAGAAAAATACAAAGCGGCTAAGGAAGGTTATCTACCACTCTCCGAGCCAGTTGTAAAAGATATAACAGAAGCTGAAACTAGAAAGATTTATATTGATACACTTCTCAGAGAAGCAGGTTGGGATCCATACGGGAAAAATGTTCGAGAATATTCGATTAAAAATTGTATTCCGCAGGCAGACAAATCACTTGGTGACGGTTTTGCTGACTACGTTCTCTGGGGGGATAATGGCAAACCGCTAGCTGTAGTAGAAGCCAAACGAACAGCGAGAGACAAAGACACAGGAAGAGAACAAGCTAGACTCTACGCAAATGGATTAGAAAGAGATTTTGGACAACGTCCTATTGTGTTTTATTCCAACGGCTATGAGACCGGTATATGGGATGACACACATTATCCGCCACGTAATGTATTTGGATTTTATACAAAAGATGAACTAGAATTACTCATCCAGAGACGAACTTCTAAAAAGTCACTTGCTAGTGAAACAATCAATTTAGCAATTACGGAAAGACCTTACCAACAAGAAGCAATACGAAGAGTAGCCGAAGCATTAGAGCGAAAACAAAGAGATGCACTCCTCATCATGTCAACGGGAACAGGCAAAACAAGAGTTGCCGCTTCTATCGTTGATTTTTTGAGCAAAGCTAATTGGGCAAAAAGAGTTTTATTTCTTGCGGATAGAATTCCACTTGTAGAGCAAGCAAAGAAAAGTTTTAATGAGTGTCTACCGAATTTGCCTGGAGTGAATTTGGTTGAAGAAAAAGAAGATGATAGTAGTCGAATTGTATTTTCCACCTATCAAACCCTAATCAATCTAATTGATGGTGAAACAGATGGAGACAATCGATTGTATGGTGTAGGTCATTTTGATGTAATTATATTTGATGAGATTCATCGCTCCGTTTACAATCGTTACAAAGCTATTTTTAAATACTTTGATGGGATTAGAATTGGGCTCACCGCAACCCCTAAAACGGAAACAAGTAAGGATACGTATGAACTGTTTGGAATGGAAGCGAATAATCCAACGTTTGCGTATGAATTAGACTAG